The proteins below come from a single Ewingella sp. CoE-038-23 genomic window:
- a CDS encoding type II toxin-antitoxin system Phd/YefM family antitoxin: MRHITFTEARTNFANVLNQVSEDADTVVITRRGSRDVVMIDADEYSSMVETLYLFSNPANAAHLEGSLNQLDRGETVEIDV; this comes from the coding sequence AGGCCCGTACCAATTTCGCGAACGTACTGAATCAGGTCAGTGAGGACGCAGATACCGTCGTTATCACCCGTCGTGGCAGCCGTGACGTAGTGATGATTGATGCAGACGAATACAGCAGCATGGTTGAGACGCTTTACCTGTTCAGTAACCCGGCAAACGCTGCGCATTTAGAGGGATCATTGAACCAGTTAGATCGCGGTGAAACGGTTGAAATTGATGTATGA